A single region of the Salvelinus namaycush isolate Seneca unplaced genomic scaffold, SaNama_1.0 Scaffold3151, whole genome shotgun sequence genome encodes:
- the LOC120039976 gene encoding calcium-independent phospholipase A2-gamma-like has product MTKPLSPLLSPSEVHIMLDALLPPNTYFRFNPYMSEDIPLDESRPERLTFLQEEGTRYLERNEAKLNKAASVLALEKSAIQRLAEWCKLKADMYEGLPFISKL; this is encoded by the coding sequence ATGACCAAACctctctcacctcttctctcCCCGTCAGAGGTCCACATCATGCTGGACGCCCTCCTTCCACCCAACACCTACTTCCGTTTCAACCCCTACATGAGCGAGGACATCCCATTGGACGAGAGCCGCCCGGAGAGGCTGACCTTCCTGCAGGAGGAAGGAACTCGCTACCTGGAGAGGAACGAAGCCAAGCTGAACAAGGCAGCGTCGGTGCTGGCTCTGGAGAAGAGCGCCATCCAGAGGCTGGCTGAATGGTGCAAACTGAAGGCCGACATGTACGAGGGCTTGCCCTTCATCTCCAAACTGTAG